In the genome of Brachypodium distachyon strain Bd21 chromosome 3, Brachypodium_distachyon_v3.0, whole genome shotgun sequence, the window agcctgcacgggttctttgaagtttccttgaaagttggcgatgaagacctcttggaggcgctcccacgagTGCCAGGAGctcttccgcaggttataaaacaaagtttgcgccatcctggtgagcgcgagcggaaagaggttgcacatctcgacgggacTTCCCCCGGCGGCTCGTAttgcggtggagtagacatccaagaattgaagaggattcgATTTCCCGTCGTACGGCCATATTGtaggcggcttgaaccttggcggaaaaggcgcgtcttggatctcccgcgtgagcgggttgcaagtCGGCCGATTCTTCTGGTTCTttcggtggcgaggtcctcccttGTCAAAGTCGCTTTTgtcgctagaggggtcgctcggagaatgatctcggcgttttcttgggtggtcggagcgtcgacgggaattcctttcgccgccggcacgggctccggactccgccacttgctcgttcccATGCACGCTGGGGTCTCATTCCCTgcgaggcgcagcttgaggtggtacctggttgccaccttgctcgaccccgacggggggagcaaggggcgcttgcagggcactcgcaaagcgaggttggtGTTGAGCGTGTGCGACTTGAAGAGcgccttgcggcggaagcccccaataaggatgataccaaggagctccatgggcgatcGCGGCAAGTGCCAGTGGAGCCgatcccgggttggaggggtcgtaggctGGGACTCTTGGCGCAGATTCTCctgacgccacattgtttcctcttgtaggttctgAGGGCAAGGTCACtaccggttgtagggaaggtggcgtgaagcccatcgagcgaggcatgccgagttccgttTCCCCTGCGGGGGCTGCAAACGTAGGCAGCTCACCGATTCTTGCCACCACattggtgagtgtcgagggaccgcctacgacggtttcgagcaccttGGTTCCTTCCGGGACAGCCGGTAGTGAAGGGGCGACTGCGACCTCCGTCGTGGCGACCATGCATGTGGCGACGTCTGGATTGGTGaggattccttcttcctcgggagccccgaggcacttgctttcttcgtttgcaaccatgtagacttcgcggcaagttggggacccgatgaagtaggcttcgtcggggccattaaatcttcaattgtggcgagggttccccacgatCGGCGCCACtattgttgttctcgacaagaATTAGactaaggggtgccaatgctcgatggcacaagtgtgAGTATAAAAATAGGACGTGTTCGCCGGCCTGATAGCGAAGGTCGTCATACAAttgaacaagttgacacgtcgatattttttgaataggttcggtcgaccctgcgagtgcgacttaatcctatgttaggaaaggcttcgggggggttgttagccaagggcttgggccgagcggatcttcccaagacaccttttagcgagagattcgtcagggccgcctcgtacttggactgaacgcgtctttccaagtatcgaggttaggataccctcggaactctaacccaaccccttctccttcgagcccgtgccaaccaagtGCTCGTCGGTGTGAAGCTCTGTTGTAGCAGAAGTGCGTCACGGTCGAAGGTTGTCCGGTATGGTGTGTCATCGGAGCAAGAGATCGACGTGCGTGCAGACGAGGTGGTCATCTACGTGTCTCGGCGAGACGATCAAGCTTGGCGTGTAGTGGGATCATGACCAGTTTAGTTGAGTTCCTGCGTGAGATTAATGGTGTGTCTAATCTGCACGTAGCACGCGAGATGTGTCCGCGTGGGCTGGTAGTCTGGATCATCAATTGAGTTGAGTCGACGAGTCGTGAAGCTGATGAGAGCCAAGATCAGGGAGAGCGCTGAAGCCAGCAACTTCAAGATTAGGGGGAGATTGTTAGAATGAATCTTGAGTTTGAGTTCTACTAGGATTAGGTGAGTTTGAGAGTGCTAGTCCAAGTAGGATTAGGAGTCATGGCCGTGTGTGAGCCAGGAGTAAAGTTAGGTTCAAGTACGAATTGGACTTGGAGTCCGAATAGTACTAGGTGTGTCCTGGCCGTGCGTGTATAAATACACGGATAGTCAGAGTAGCTTGTAATAAGAGTTGTGAGTTTTGATTTcagagaaataaagaaaagaggatACGGCACGTGCCCTTGGCAATAATCCGGTGATCGTCGTGTGCGTGTGCGttttcatgtgattgatcctTGGACAAACCCAACAAAGGCTTtctcgaggccgatcgacttttAGTCGAGAGtggcgcgcgagagcgaaccttagagggagcactctaacCATCTCCCATTGAGtatattcaagtgagagtgaatggtacatgccccatggggggtatttatagcttaGGGGTctatgacaaaagaccatggctatccttgagagagagagaaaagtgggggcacaATGGTAAAAGTGGTTCCTTGtttcataacttttgtgtgcactatgagagggaaagtgagggtTGGTTTATGGTCCACgatggaccaaaagcctcatccaTACACTTTTGTTGCCCACTATTCTAACTCATTCCaccctttgaccatgacatgagatgtttgacttgttgacttgtcttttttttgccaTGTAACATTGACTGCGCCACGTGGACATCTTGACTCATGCTTGGAAAATGTTGATTTAGTCGTctcacgtaggatttacggtcCGACTCAtataaagattttattttacattaaatcaaattattattgtttgtttttaaaatcatattcatGCGAGCATATATAATTTTTCACGGCGACGCCCGGGGAATCACTGAATTCTTTCgcgcaaaagaaaaaccaatttatccaaccaattttttttttctgagaggAATTCATCCACCTGACTGACCTGCGCCGTTGTACGTGATGGCCCATAACATCCGGAGGCCCAAAGCTCAGTCGGGAGTGCTCAGTCCACTCCATTGCTCCCGCCGTCGTGTCTGTCCGCACGCCGCCTCCAGAGTCCAGAGCCATGGCGTTCGCCGCGCGGAGAAGCCTCGCCTCCCGCTTCTCCCACCACCTCACCCGTCGCCTCCACCCCTCCGTACCccatctcctctcctcccgcTCCAACGACGACGATCGCCCAAGCCCCTCGAAACCACCGCAACTCCCGCCATTTCGCTCCCCTCTCCCGCCCGCTTCCAGAGCGGCCCAAACCCTAAAccacctcctccccttctccctccacCACTCTAGTCTACCCCGACGCaacttctcctcctccgcccccgcgcccgcctccgcccccgccccaACCGGCGAGGCTGATGCTGCTGCGGGcgtcctcgccgacgccgcggaagcggccgcTGCAACGGTGCCGGCGCCGTTCCCGGGGGaagtggccgccgccgccgccgattccTTCTTCCCCGTCGCAGCGCTGCAGCACCTCATCGATACCATCCATACCTTCACCGGGCTGAACTGGTAAGCTTCGCGATGCAGCTTCTAAGGTTCGGGATCTGTTTCCTTGTATCGTGTTCTTGGTTTGCTACTTTGCTACCTGTTCGCCTTTGATGTGTCGTGCGTCTACTGGTCAGGTGGGCTTGTATTGCACTGACGACGGTGCTGATTCGGAGTGCCACGATCCCGTTGCTGGTGAACCAGCTCAAGTCCACGCATAAGCTAAATGTAAAGTGCTCGTGTTGTGATTCTACTAGCCTAGTGTTTGCTCGATGCttaatgtgtgtgtgtgggttATAAGCTTCTCGTGAAAACGTTTGCAACATGTAATAACTAACTTCAtccgggaaaaaaaaatgaaaacactGTATTCCCCAGATCAACAGACTAGCAGATGTGGGCTGTAGCAGTGGCGATGGACCTACCTCCAATGCTTCTGCGCTCCCCTCCCATGATTCTTTTGTGTGATTAAACTACTTAACAGTATTCATGCATTTTAGAATTCCCAGTAAAGTTTAAAATCCTCCATGATTATGCGATTCTGGTGTTATCAAatattcctccgatcctaaattcttgtgaactaaaacaacgacaacaatttagaattggagggagtatataataaGGGGACTCACTTTTGGAAACTTAACTTTCTCGCATGCAATCATTTAGTGATGTAATGTGCTACTCTTTCCCTACTCCTGCCCACAAACTTGCCCCTTGCACCAGTGCCAATAAGACAAATTCTAAGTTTGCCCACTAATACGTTTAAATCCTGCATTCCAATCAGCGAACCCTAGTTACCCTACTATGCATAATGTAGATGGTATTTCTGAAGATATCTATACAAAGTCATTTGATATTGCTGTATTTAGTTTTAGTTCCTTCATCTTCCGGTCTTCCTGAAGTTAATTTATTTGAGCTTTGTATGTAACAACTGGTTTCTTTAATGTAACATTTTCAGATGATTCTTTGCTTCTCCCAAACTTATGCCTTTTTTTCCAGGCAATAAAGCCAGAGATGGAAGCCATTAAGGACGAAATGAATGTGAGTCTAAATTCTTAGCTTGTCGAGGGTATTATTAtgtgctccctccgttcctaaatattagatgttctagctttgacCTAAGTCAAACTTACTAAAGTTTGTCCATGTTTATCAAAAATATGTATCAACATCtggaatatcaaataagtataatatataagtatatatcatgatggaatttataaaactaatttatatTAGTGTTGGTAAATTTTTCTATGAACTTGTTCaaagtttaagaagtttgacgtaggacaaagctaggacttcttacattttggaatggagggactATTAGTTATTTTCATCTATGGCTAATTCCTTAACGCATTtattttgcaattttatttgATAGAGTATGGATCAAAAATCAGCAATGGAggggagaaagaaaataaaagcaCTCTTCAAAAAGTATGGAGCTTTGAATAGATTATTCTTGTCACTATTTTAATCACAATGGCATCTGATGTATATTTCCTGATTCATGTTGTACTGTCCATGGTTCCAAAATCTGTTAACTAGTTTCTTGTTGCTGATGGATTAAGATTCTTTTGGTGTGAATGGCTGTATTAACATGTTTGAGAACACATTCTCTACTCTCTCAGTCCTCTTTCTATCTACTCacaaattcaaaattgaacATATCAGGGAGATAGCTTTTGTTCTATGGTACATGATGTATTACGAACACTGCTTTTGCTGCAGTTCCTCTAACTTCTTTTGCACTTTTCTTTTAGGCATGGTGTTAGTCCATTTAGTCCACTAAAAGGACTCCTTATCCAAGGGCCAATGTTCATGAGCTTTTACTTTGCTGTGAGTTATACATCTTACTGCCCCTCTGATTCTTCTGCTTTTTTTACttaccttgttttttttttccgattgTAGATAAATAACATGGTTGAGAAAGTCCCTTCATTGAAAGGAGGTGGAGCATTCTGGTTTACCGATCTGACAACCCCGGATCCTCTTTACATCCTTCCTGTGTTAACAGGATTGACATTCTTAGCTACAGTAGAGGTATGCAGTTTGTGTAATGTGTTTGTGGTGTGTGTCTGTCCAGCATTGTACGCTTGACTTGGTGTACCAAGGTTTCTTGCTTGCATGCTTAGTGTTTCAGTGTTTAGGGGTgatcattttttatttatagTCCGGACCTGAATTTACTTCCATCATGGATATCTTCCTAATGTGAGGACGCCGTTGGGGAGGGTATGGACTATAACCCGTGTGTTACCGTCCCCATACGCAAAGAAAAAATTCCCTGTATTTACCCTCCCTGTAATACCCATTGCCCATTTTACCCATACCCACATTGGACATCTGGGTGCACGGAAAAAACAATCTCCCAAACAAGCTGGCGGCTGGATCaaatcgaggaagaagaaataaatTATCGAAGATCcatcgaaaaaaaaaatccaatcaCAATCCCTGTTGAGGCAATGCACCACAATCCAGGAGGACGAGCGCCAGCAGCACCCACGCGGCCCCGTCGTTGAACGCTGCCGCCACCAGCACTGTCCCCCCGATGGGCGTGGTGAGCAGCTTGAGCTCGGCAAGGATGTGTGCATGCTGGCATGGGGAACGCTGTGATGGAGAGCGCCCACCCCCCATGAAGACGAGGAACGGCACGTAGCCAGCGTCGTTGGCGCCCGGGACAACGCTGGCGCAGACAACGAAGGCGACGCTGATGCCGCAGGCGAACGGGAGCCTATGGCGGAACGGAGCGGAGGTCGAGCTCAAGGAAGAGGAATAAGAGTAGGTCGATGCTGGCGGCGGACTAGAGCACGGGCATGCTCCGGGGCGGGAAGAGCGTGTGGAGGTAGGCTTCTTCCGGCCGAGCGCAGAGGAGCACGGTGGCGGCTCAGGCCCTAGGCGAGAACTAAGAAGCAGGTGccccgagcggcggcggcggggagcctGGGATCGAAGATTTTCTGTGGGGAATTGGGTAATACCCATGTTCCCTTGGGCCCTTATGGATAATTCCCCACACCCGACCCATACCTTTTGTGGGCAGAAAAGTTTTGACCCATACCTGACCCAATTGTACGGGTAATAGATCAGGCAATGGGCAATGGATGCCCAGCGGCATCCTGATGCTAATGTAATCGTGCATGCCTGTCAAATGGTGCATTCATTTGTAAAACTTGCAGAGGTAAACAAACTCTTCGTTACCTCATCCAGCTAACTAGTCAGCTTTCTTGGGTAAAcatccaaaatttcaaacagcCGATTTTGAATTAGAAACATCTACTCTCCTGGGTGTATTTGCCAATACTGAAGTCTAAAGCTAGATGTTGTGTGTGTTATTTCAGATTAACTTGCAAGAAGGAATGGAAACCAATCCTATGGCTGGTAAAATGAAGATGTTTTCTAGAGGAATGGCTGTTATGACAGTCCCATTCACAATGAATTTTGCCAAGGTATAACAATGTTCATATGTGCTATGATGCTTAGTTTTTATACATAGATGATATATCTGATCTTACTTGAGATgatcagtactccctccgatccataataagtgtctcagattagTACAACTtatgtactaagttagtacaaaatctgagacacctattatggatcagagggagtagtgaAATACATGAAAGAACTGGGAACGAGTAGTAACCAAGATTTGAAATGTTTGACAAATCTGATCTCACTTTCTTGGTTGACAAGAACTAAGAATCTGGTGTAACTTCTTCGTTGAGAACATGAGGAGTCTGATGTTAGCTTTTTTGTTGAGCTATCTCAGGCCTTCAGTTTTATGAGCTAGGAGTTATGTGAATGTTTGACCAAAGATAATTAGGATTAAGGTCCAGCTTTATTATGGAAACACAGTGCCTAATTGGGTTTATGAGCTTTACAAGGAAGCACTTCTGAGAGTGATGTAGATTCTCCACAAACCAGATAGAGAAACTAACTACTGCATCTTATAACCAGATCGTCCAGACACACCTAGCACATGGCGAAAGAGCACACACATAAGTAGGAAGCATCTAGGAAAAACCAATTAGCATCACCTCCAGTTAGTTCCTGTTGTTCCAGACAATTCCACTACACAGGTAGCAGAAAATAAACTCTCGTTTAAGTTTCCATATTCTCCAAATACCAACAAGTATCCTAAAGTAATTCTCGTTAAGAAGAAAATATATCCAGAAAATTGATGATTATGTAAGATTGTCTCACGGGGCTGGCAAAATTAATCTTAATATTAGATTGGCCTCTGTGtcacaaagaaagaaataatgGCTTAGACAGATTTCTCATGTCTTGTGGCTGAGACAACTGATGACTGTAGGATTGATTTTCTTTCATGGCGAggttttctttgttgttaGCAGATATGTATATGTTGCTCAGAGACTAAGATAGCTGTAGGAAGTATGGTCATGAGTTAGTGCTAGAAATTTGTTAAGCTGCAGCAAGctttttttctccatttttttttatttccgtATGGCCCGGGTCGATTCTACTACCGTCTACCTAGCATATAAGCCAGACCACAAGGGTATGCTTGGTTTCGCTAGCCAGAATTTTGGTGACGGTTTTGCTTTACCATGAGTTGGCCAATGTtagcaagaaaaatgaactgGAGTGGACAAAGAAAGAAGACTAATTTTGGTagggtaattttttttcaaacataTACACAGATACACGCCATTGCCCATTAGTCTGCATAACGAGCAAAGATAAGGCTGGACTACTGAGACAGCATCACGTATTATCCCTACTTGTCAAGTTAGCTCTAGATACAACCATTTTCATAGTATTCGCTATTCACAGCATTTTCTTATTTCCTAATCTCCTAATCGCTTTCTCCAGGGAATTTTCTGTTACTGGATCACGTCAAACTTATTCACCCTTGTATATGGTATTGGTGAGTATGGTTTGAATCTTTAAGTGAGACATGATTGCTCTAGGGCATAAGGTTCT includes:
- the LOC100836268 gene encoding mitochondrial inner membrane protein OXA1-like, whose amino-acid sequence is MAFAARRSLASRFSHHLTRRLHPSVPHLLSSRSNDDDRPSPSKPPQLPPFRSPLPPASRAAQTLNHLLPFSLHHSSLPRRNFSSSAPAPASAPAPTGEADAAAGVLADAAEAAAATVPAPFPGEVAAAAADSFFPVAALQHLIDTIHTFTGLNWWACIALTTVLIRSATIPLLVNQLKSTHKLNAIKPEMEAIKDEMNSMDQKSAMEGRKKIKALFKKHGVSPFSPLKGLLIQGPMFMSFYFAINNMVEKVPSLKGGGAFWFTDLTTPDPLYILPVLTGLTFLATVEINLQEGMETNPMAGKMKMFSRGMAVMTVPFTMNFAKGIFCYWITSNLFTLVYGIVIRRPTVRKLFNLHALVAPSAPGQKSAFSFFGGSKAIPSADSPLAIMSAKQSLEKPDAAALGYRVKNLDKKVKSRGKSRKRR